The following proteins are encoded in a genomic region of Pirellulales bacterium:
- a CDS encoding DUF2934 domain-containing protein, whose amino-acid sequence MHTSLEMLDCTADELNVIRDAIRKLAYSRWLDAGCPEHADVNLWLEAEREWIGRYYVPHRLDSDPPRHA is encoded by the coding sequence ATGCACACAAGTCTAGAGATGCTGGATTGCACCGCTGACGAATTAAACGTCATCAGGGACGCGATTCGTAAATTGGCCTATTCTCGCTGGCTCGACGCCGGTTGCCCCGAGCATGCCGACGTAAATCTCTGGCTCGAGGCCGAGCGCGAATGGATCGGACGATACTACGTGCCGCATCGCCTGGACAGCGATCCGCCGCGACACGCCTGA
- a CDS encoding DUF2809 domain-containing protein translates to MLALDPMNALTTPRQRSRPAYGLAATLVIAAGLFWRSGLLPLPSFLAKYGGDSLWALVVFFGLGCVFRRSSTARIALGTICIAWSVEFFQLYHAPWIDVIRSTRLGRLVLGASFNSPDLIAYVIGAAIGAVAECLYNKKDQGASGRHPVD, encoded by the coding sequence ATGCTCGCCCTGGACCCAATGAACGCCTTAACAACTCCGCGACAACGAAGTCGGCCGGCGTATGGCTTAGCGGCTACGCTGGTGATCGCGGCGGGCCTGTTTTGGCGGTCAGGTTTGCTGCCGCTTCCAAGCTTCCTTGCGAAGTACGGCGGAGACTCCCTTTGGGCGCTCGTTGTGTTTTTCGGCCTGGGCTGTGTTTTTCGTCGAAGCTCTACCGCACGTATTGCCCTGGGCACGATCTGTATCGCGTGGTCCGTCGAGTTTTTTCAACTCTATCACGCGCCCTGGATCGATGTGATCCGGTCAACGCGCCTCGGCCGACTTGTCCTCGGCGCTTCGTTCAATAGCCCGGATCTGATTGCCTATGTGATTGGTGCCGCGATCGGCGCAGTAGCGGAATGCCTCTACAACAAGAAGGACCAGGGAGCGAGCGGTAGGCATCCCGTGGACTGA